The following are from one region of the Actinoplanes sp. L3-i22 genome:
- a CDS encoding helix-hairpin-helix domain-containing protein encodes MAAPAATTETVPAPSTSSTSAPSSASSSALEESDSVASPAEEIAPIAVVESTESTESIAVIDAAPVASPESAEETSADDTVTERVVPAAASAEVVEPEPVVVVAEPEVAEPVAVDEPVEPVAVVEPVAAPEPVAAPEPVAAPEPVAAPEPVAAAEPVAAEPAPVQEFFEEPIPEEAEEASPIIEPAAGPVEEFPPAHVHEPDDLTKIPGIGPKVAMALAAAGITTYSRLADSDATDLKKAIAAAGMRGSASLVTWPAKARELAGTTN; translated from the coding sequence GTGGCTGCGCCGGCTGCGACGACCGAGACCGTTCCCGCCCCCTCCACCTCTTCGACCTCGGCCCCTTCTTCGGCCTCTTCGTCGGCCCTGGAGGAGTCCGACTCGGTTGCTTCGCCGGCTGAGGAGATCGCTCCGATCGCCGTCGTCGAGTCCACCGAGTCCACCGAGTCCATCGCCGTCATCGACGCGGCCCCGGTCGCCTCGCCGGAGTCGGCCGAGGAGACCTCCGCGGACGACACCGTCACCGAGCGGGTCGTCCCGGCCGCCGCCTCGGCCGAGGTCGTCGAGCCCGAGCCCGTGGTCGTGGTCGCCGAGCCCGAGGTCGCCGAGCCCGTCGCGGTTGACGAGCCGGTCGAGCCGGTCGCGGTCGTCGAGCCCGTCGCCGCTCCCGAGCCGGTGGCTGCCCCGGAGCCCGTCGCGGCCCCCGAGCCCGTCGCCGCCCCCGAGCCGGTCGCCGCGGCCGAGCCCGTCGCCGCCGAGCCCGCCCCGGTGCAGGAGTTCTTCGAGGAGCCGATCCCCGAGGAGGCCGAGGAGGCGTCCCCGATCATCGAGCCCGCCGCGGGCCCGGTCGAGGAGTTCCCGCCGGCGCACGTCCACGAGCCGGACGACCTCACCAAGATCCCCGGCATCGGCCCGAAGGTCGCCATGGCCCTCGCCGCGGCCGGCATCACCACCTACTCGCGGCTGGCCGACTCGGACGCGACCGACCTCAAGAAGGCGATCGCGGCGGCCGGCATGCGCGGCTCGGCGAGCCTGGTCACCTGGCCCGCGAAGGCCCGCGAACTGGCCGGCACCACCAACTGA
- a CDS encoding PadR family transcriptional regulator: MAKRRKVGNLLGLHIMATLSIQPMHPYEMAAQLKAFGKDQDIKIQWGSLYTVVQNLEKHGFIEATETVREGRRPERTVYRLTDAGRHEMSDWVRELVGTPEPEFPKLQAALSVVGVLPPDEVIELLTQRLAILAVENDRMRFELRGLVDQVPRLFLVEAEFRLAMREAEVTWITGLLGDLREGRMPGMTAWRQIHETGELPDDLSGLMSET; the protein is encoded by the coding sequence ATGGCGAAGCGACGCAAGGTGGGCAACCTGCTCGGGTTGCACATCATGGCGACGCTGAGCATCCAGCCGATGCACCCCTACGAGATGGCCGCGCAGCTCAAGGCGTTCGGCAAGGATCAGGACATCAAGATCCAGTGGGGTTCGCTCTACACGGTCGTGCAGAACCTGGAGAAGCACGGTTTCATCGAGGCGACGGAGACGGTCCGGGAAGGCCGTCGACCCGAGCGCACGGTGTACCGGCTGACCGACGCCGGCCGGCACGAGATGTCCGACTGGGTGCGTGAGCTGGTCGGCACCCCCGAGCCGGAGTTTCCGAAGCTCCAGGCGGCCCTCTCGGTCGTCGGCGTGCTCCCGCCCGACGAGGTGATCGAGCTGCTCACCCAGCGACTCGCCATCCTCGCCGTGGAGAACGACCGGATGCGCTTCGAACTGCGCGGCCTGGTCGACCAGGTGCCGCGGCTCTTCCTGGTCGAGGCGGAATTCCGCCTGGCCATGCGGGAGGCCGAGGTCACCTGGATCACCGGGCTGCTCGGCGACCTGCGCGAGGGCCGGATGCCGGGCATGACCGCCTGGCGGCAGATCCACGAGACCGGGGAACTCCCGGACGACCTCTCCGGCCTGATGTCGGAGACGTAA
- a CDS encoding ATP-binding cassette domain-containing protein — protein MSDAVTAQDLRKTYPGGVRALDGLTLTVRAGEVFGLLGPNGAGKSSTVKILTTLARPDSGSATVAGHDVLRHPDRVRRVIGVVPQRSALDPMATGRDNLTLQGRIFGVRGKRVDDLIERFDLGAAADRVVRGWSGGMQRRLDVALALVHKPDVLFLDEPTTGLDPEGRAEMWTEIGRLAADESMAILLTTHYLDEADRLADRLAIVDGGRIVAEGTPAQLKGELRGDAVHLELRLPPDEPQARQAISHVAGLREVALDGRTLSVRADDGAAAVPATLAALESAGIGVATVTVARPSLDDVYLRHAGRRYAA, from the coding sequence ATGAGTGACGCCGTAACGGCACAAGATCTACGAAAGACCTATCCCGGCGGGGTACGGGCCCTCGACGGCCTCACCCTCACGGTCCGCGCCGGCGAGGTGTTCGGCCTGCTCGGGCCGAACGGCGCCGGCAAGTCCAGCACCGTCAAGATCCTGACCACGCTCGCCCGGCCGGACTCCGGCAGCGCCACCGTGGCCGGCCACGACGTGCTGCGTCACCCGGACCGGGTGCGCCGGGTGATCGGCGTCGTCCCGCAGCGGTCCGCCCTGGACCCGATGGCGACCGGACGCGACAACCTCACACTTCAAGGGCGGATCTTCGGCGTACGGGGAAAGCGCGTCGACGACCTCATCGAGCGCTTCGACCTCGGCGCCGCCGCGGATCGCGTGGTCCGCGGCTGGTCCGGGGGCATGCAGCGGCGTCTCGACGTGGCCCTCGCCCTGGTCCACAAGCCGGACGTGCTGTTCCTCGACGAGCCGACCACCGGGCTCGACCCGGAGGGCCGCGCCGAGATGTGGACCGAGATCGGCCGGCTCGCCGCCGACGAGTCGATGGCGATCCTGCTCACCACCCACTACCTGGACGAGGCGGACCGGCTGGCCGATCGGCTGGCCATCGTGGACGGCGGGCGGATCGTCGCCGAGGGCACGCCGGCGCAGCTCAAGGGGGAGTTGCGGGGTGACGCCGTACACCTGGAACTGCGCCTTCCCCCGGACGAGCCGCAGGCGCGGCAGGCGATCTCGCACGTCGCCGGCTTGCGGGAGGTCGCCCTGGACGGGCGGACGCTGAGCGTGCGGGCCGACGACGGCGCGGCCGCCGTCCCCGCAACCCTCGCCGCCCTGGAGTCCGCGGGCATCGGCGTGGCCACGGTGACCGTGGCGCGCCCGTCGCTGGACGACGTCTACCTGCGGCACGCCGGACGGAGGTACGCGGCATGA
- a CDS encoding ABC transporter permease, whose protein sequence is MTAVSSNMWSGMGVLDEIERGTMNRLLTTPVARGAIMNAMVLEQALSTAVQVAAIILLGLAAGAAYPGGALGLLVLMVSALLLGTIFSALSNTVGMLVRQRETIIGINTLLLLPLTFLSSAFMASTLMPSWMRRIADFNPVNWTLDAARAAMRDTPDWGVVASRGGWLLLLAGVMVVLSTRTFRAYQKSV, encoded by the coding sequence ATGACCGCGGTGTCGTCGAACATGTGGTCCGGCATGGGCGTCCTCGATGAGATCGAGCGCGGCACGATGAACCGGCTGCTCACCACGCCGGTCGCGCGCGGGGCGATCATGAACGCGATGGTGCTCGAACAGGCGCTGTCGACCGCCGTGCAGGTGGCGGCGATCATCCTGCTCGGGCTGGCCGCCGGGGCGGCGTACCCGGGCGGCGCGCTCGGCCTGCTCGTGCTGATGGTCTCCGCGCTGCTGCTCGGCACGATCTTCAGCGCGCTGTCGAACACCGTCGGCATGCTGGTCCGGCAGCGCGAGACGATCATCGGGATCAACACGTTGCTGCTGCTCCCGCTGACGTTCCTGTCGTCCGCGTTCATGGCGTCGACGCTGATGCCGTCCTGGATGCGCCGGATCGCCGACTTCAACCCGGTGAACTGGACCCTCGACGCCGCCCGCGCGGCCATGCGGGACACCCCGGACTGGGGCGTGGTCGCCAGTCGCGGCGGATGGCTGCTGCTCCTGGCGGGAGTGATGGTGGTGCTCTCGACGCGCACGTTCCGCGCGTACCAAAAATCTGTTTAA
- a CDS encoding DUF2510 domain-containing protein gives MTSPAQPAGWYADPSGLPATRWWDGRQWTEHLQPGPAVLPPTAGLGGYFPQAAPSGPLVPGAHTVVPTDPDAAEIFAVQSTGAAGAAFPATRTATASGGGLPAPAAEQIDYAIPPVDGGTSPASMFLTNDHPALSPADALSAFGSSPADPDRRPTARHAAGLLTHPLLLSTLAVVILAALVVYALLLR, from the coding sequence ATGACGAGCCCCGCGCAGCCTGCCGGCTGGTACGCCGACCCGAGTGGCCTGCCCGCGACCCGCTGGTGGGACGGGCGGCAGTGGACCGAGCACCTCCAGCCCGGCCCCGCCGTCCTTCCCCCGACCGCGGGTCTCGGCGGCTACTTCCCGCAGGCGGCGCCGTCCGGCCCGCTGGTGCCGGGCGCGCACACCGTGGTGCCCACCGACCCGGACGCCGCGGAGATCTTCGCCGTCCAGTCGACCGGCGCCGCTGGCGCGGCCTTCCCCGCGACGCGGACCGCGACCGCCTCGGGCGGCGGCCTCCCGGCCCCGGCCGCCGAGCAGATCGACTACGCGATCCCACCGGTCGACGGCGGCACGTCGCCGGCCTCGATGTTCCTCACCAACGACCACCCGGCGCTCTCCCCCGCCGACGCCCTGTCCGCGTTCGGGAGCAGCCCGGCGGACCCGGACCGGCGCCCGACCGCCCGGCACGCGGCCGGCCTGCTGACCCACCCGCTCCTGCTGTCCACCCTGGCCGTGGTGATCCTGGCCGCCCTGGTCGTCTACGCCCTGCTCCTGCGCTGA
- a CDS encoding alpha/beta fold hydrolase gives MRRILAATVAASVGLLVGAGTIPVAAAAHAKHDNSGYTPPAIDWGTCTRASLKARNAQCGFLVVPLDYAKPGGTKIKVAVSRINHKSTADKYQGVMLTNPGGPGGSGLGLPVIGETVPNGAGDFYDWIGFDPRGVGSSVPALSCDVDYAGYNRPYYVPVTKSLEKTWLKKATDYSKKCDKAGGALLDHVKTTDSVADMESLRKALGAKQINYYGFSYGTYLGQVYATLHPDKIRRAIFDGVVDPRRVWYDANLDQDIQFDKNMDVYFGWVAKYDAIYHLGTTAKAVKAKYYAVLKSLRTAPAAGKIGPDEWNDIFVSAGYYVYGWQDVADAFSAWVNEKDATLLLANYAEPGAVGADNNYAMYLATQCSDVQWPTNWSKWQRDNWKIYAKYPFITWNNAWYNAPCLNWGTKPGKPVQINGSKAPGFLLISETQDAATPYAGSIEVRKRFPRSVLIEGVGGTTHAGSLSGVACTDDTIANYLATGALPKRVNGNRSDKQCAPVPQPDPTAVSTLSRKIAAGDSARDVIRAAAAH, from the coding sequence ATGCGCAGAATCCTGGCGGCTACCGTCGCCGCCTCGGTCGGCCTGCTCGTCGGCGCGGGCACGATCCCGGTCGCCGCGGCGGCCCATGCGAAACATGACAACTCCGGCTACACGCCACCGGCCATCGACTGGGGCACCTGCACCCGGGCCAGCCTGAAGGCCCGCAACGCCCAGTGCGGTTTCCTGGTCGTCCCGCTGGACTACGCGAAGCCGGGCGGCACCAAGATCAAGGTCGCGGTGTCCCGGATCAACCACAAGTCCACCGCCGACAAGTACCAGGGCGTCATGCTGACCAACCCGGGCGGCCCGGGCGGTTCCGGCCTCGGCCTGCCGGTGATCGGCGAGACCGTGCCGAACGGCGCCGGCGACTTCTACGACTGGATCGGCTTCGACCCGCGCGGCGTCGGCTCCAGCGTGCCGGCGCTCTCCTGCGACGTCGACTACGCCGGCTACAACCGGCCGTACTACGTGCCGGTCACCAAATCGCTGGAGAAGACCTGGCTGAAGAAGGCCACCGACTATTCCAAGAAGTGCGACAAGGCCGGCGGCGCGCTGCTCGACCACGTCAAGACCACCGACTCGGTGGCCGACATGGAGAGCCTGCGCAAGGCCCTGGGCGCGAAGCAGATCAACTACTACGGCTTCTCGTACGGGACGTATCTCGGTCAGGTCTACGCCACGCTGCACCCGGACAAGATCCGCCGGGCGATCTTCGACGGCGTGGTCGACCCGCGGCGCGTCTGGTACGACGCGAACCTGGACCAGGACATCCAGTTCGACAAGAACATGGACGTCTACTTCGGCTGGGTCGCCAAGTACGACGCGATCTACCACCTCGGCACCACGGCCAAGGCGGTCAAGGCGAAGTACTACGCGGTGCTGAAGTCGCTGCGGACCGCTCCGGCGGCCGGCAAGATCGGCCCCGACGAGTGGAACGACATCTTCGTCTCGGCCGGCTACTACGTCTACGGCTGGCAGGACGTCGCCGACGCGTTCTCCGCGTGGGTGAACGAGAAGGACGCCACGCTGCTGCTGGCGAACTACGCCGAGCCGGGTGCCGTGGGCGCCGACAACAACTACGCGATGTACCTGGCCACCCAGTGCAGCGACGTGCAGTGGCCGACCAACTGGTCCAAGTGGCAGCGGGACAACTGGAAGATCTACGCCAAGTACCCGTTCATCACCTGGAACAACGCCTGGTACAACGCGCCCTGCCTGAACTGGGGCACCAAGCCGGGCAAGCCGGTCCAGATCAACGGCTCGAAGGCGCCCGGGTTCCTGCTGATCAGCGAGACGCAGGACGCGGCGACGCCGTACGCCGGTTCGATCGAGGTCCGTAAGCGCTTCCCGCGCTCGGTCCTGATCGAGGGCGTCGGCGGCACTACGCACGCCGGCTCGCTCAGCGGCGTGGCCTGCACCGACGACACGATCGCGAACTACCTGGCGACCGGCGCCCTGCCCAAGCGGGTCAACGGCAACCGGTCCGACAAGCAGTGTGCTCCGGTTCCGCAGCCGGACCCGACCGCGGTGAGCACCCTGAGCCGGAAGATCGCCGCCGGCGACAGCGCCCGGGATGTCATCCGGGCCGCGGCCGCGCACTGA
- a CDS encoding PadR family transcriptional regulator: MPDPMREPTFLILTALADEPRHGYGLITEVDRLSDGRVALKPGTLYGALDRLADDRLVARDREEVVDGRLRRYYRITPDGERALRAETERMRRHVEAATAKLNGLGQAGVSWA, from the coding sequence ATGCCAGATCCCATGCGGGAACCGACGTTCCTGATCCTGACCGCCCTGGCCGACGAGCCCAGGCACGGCTACGGCCTGATCACCGAGGTCGACCGGCTGTCCGACGGGCGCGTCGCGCTGAAGCCGGGCACCCTCTACGGCGCGCTGGACCGGCTCGCCGACGACCGGCTGGTCGCCCGCGACCGGGAGGAGGTCGTCGACGGGCGGCTGCGCCGCTACTACCGGATCACCCCGGACGGGGAGCGCGCGCTGCGCGCCGAGACCGAGCGCATGCGCCGGCACGTCGAGGCGGCGACCGCGAAGTTGAACGGCCTCGGCCAGGCCGGGGTGAGTTGGGCATGA
- a CDS encoding class F sortase, with protein sequence MSLPPRSPLRIRNPRAAAFSLVLAVLGATVTVLGLFTDDALPPPEAAALTWDNVPAPSATTATRKPAAKRGPPTRLDIAAIGVHTPITAIGLRDDGTLDTPPLRSDAPAGWYRGSPAPGDPGPAIVVGHVDTARDGPAVFFRLRELKVGDTIAVRRSDRTVVRFTVVKVASYLKKAFPSEEVYGSTPTPSLRLITCGGSFDRDRGSYRSNIVVFATATP encoded by the coding sequence ATGTCGCTGCCGCCGCGCTCCCCGCTCCGGATCCGCAATCCGCGCGCCGCGGCGTTCTCCCTGGTCCTCGCGGTTCTCGGCGCCACCGTCACCGTGCTCGGCCTGTTCACCGACGACGCCCTCCCGCCGCCCGAGGCCGCGGCACTGACCTGGGACAACGTCCCCGCGCCGAGCGCCACCACGGCGACCCGGAAGCCGGCGGCGAAGCGCGGCCCACCGACCCGGCTGGACATCGCGGCGATCGGCGTGCACACCCCGATCACCGCGATCGGCCTGCGGGACGACGGCACCCTGGACACTCCGCCGCTGCGCTCGGACGCGCCGGCCGGCTGGTACCGGGGCTCGCCGGCGCCGGGTGACCCCGGCCCGGCGATCGTGGTCGGGCACGTGGACACCGCGCGGGACGGCCCGGCGGTCTTCTTCCGCCTGCGCGAACTCAAGGTGGGCGACACCATCGCGGTACGGCGTTCCGACCGTACCGTCGTGCGTTTCACCGTCGTCAAAGTCGCGAGCTACCTGAAGAAGGCCTTTCCCAGCGAGGAGGTCTACGGCTCGACGCCCACCCCGTCGCTGCGCCTGATCACCTGTGGCGGCTCGTTCGACCGCGACCGGGGCAGCTATCGGAGCAACATCGTGGTCTTCGCGACGGCAACGCCATAG
- a CDS encoding serine hydrolase, whose product MRRRVAWAGALAAGATGAVWLWRHQTGILTSRPVNEWTFTHLSHLLPSEPVPRAGAPRPLRAEPRGLAEVAYRHGGIRRTLADLHRRTFTTGFAVLHRGVLVHESYPGRFASPRARFQLFSVTKSVTSILVGIAVEEGTLALDERAATYCPELAGTAYDGATIEHLLQMTSGAGFSEDYDDPDSAIVAFERAVTAGGSLLDVARSVPRAAPPGELFNYSTMDSQVLGWALEAATGKSLAAWTADRLWAPIGAEHDAFHVLTRRKPRVALGGASLNCSVRDLARIGLLMAHGGEVGGRYVVPSKWVDRSRDQRRPGTLPADYPSHYGYANHWWTLPGGAFAALGIHGQMLWVDPEADVVVAKTSAWPTADDPDLDEETVAALSALTVALGCSAA is encoded by the coding sequence ATGCGGAGACGTGTGGCGTGGGCGGGGGCGCTGGCCGCGGGGGCGACCGGCGCGGTGTGGCTGTGGCGGCATCAGACCGGGATCCTGACGTCCCGGCCGGTCAACGAGTGGACCTTCACCCATCTGTCGCACCTGCTGCCGAGCGAGCCGGTGCCCCGGGCCGGCGCCCCGCGGCCGCTGCGGGCCGAGCCGCGCGGGCTGGCCGAGGTCGCCTACCGGCACGGCGGGATCCGGCGCACGCTGGCCGACCTGCATCGCCGGACGTTCACCACCGGGTTCGCGGTGCTGCACCGGGGCGTGCTGGTGCACGAGTCGTACCCCGGGCGGTTCGCCTCGCCGCGGGCCCGGTTCCAGCTGTTCTCGGTGACGAAATCGGTCACCTCGATCCTGGTCGGGATCGCCGTCGAGGAGGGGACGCTCGCCCTCGACGAGCGGGCCGCGACCTACTGCCCGGAGCTGGCCGGCACCGCGTACGACGGGGCGACGATCGAGCACCTGCTGCAGATGACCAGCGGCGCGGGCTTCTCCGAGGACTACGACGACCCGGACTCGGCGATCGTCGCCTTCGAGCGGGCGGTCACCGCCGGCGGGTCGCTGCTCGACGTGGCCCGCTCGGTGCCGCGCGCCGCGCCGCCCGGCGAGCTGTTCAACTACTCCACGATGGACAGCCAGGTGCTCGGCTGGGCACTGGAGGCGGCGACCGGGAAGTCGCTGGCGGCGTGGACCGCGGACCGGCTGTGGGCGCCGATCGGGGCCGAGCACGACGCGTTCCACGTGCTCACCCGGCGTAAGCCGCGGGTCGCGCTGGGCGGGGCGTCGCTCAACTGCTCGGTCCGGGACCTGGCCCGGATCGGGCTGCTGATGGCGCACGGCGGCGAGGTGGGCGGGCGTTACGTCGTACCGTCGAAGTGGGTTGATCGCAGCCGGGACCAGCGGCGGCCCGGAACCCTGCCGGCGGATTATCCGTCGCACTACGGCTATGCCAACCACTGGTGGACACTGCCCGGTGGCGCGTTCGCGGCGCTCGGGATCCACGGGCAGATGCTCTGGGTGGATCCGGAGGCGGACGTGGTGGTGGCCAAGACCAGCGCGTGGCCGACGGCCGACGATCCCGATCTGGACGAGGAGACAGTAGCCGCGTTGTCCGCTCTGACCGTTGCGCTGGGTTGCTCGGCTGCGTAA
- a CDS encoding adenylyl cyclase, protein MTSTRRRTALRRTTAGAFAFGLALTAVTAQAAPAAAHTSTSAPSLGANVTVFDPSMPVSQIQATLDAVNAKQVGNEMGTDRYAFLFKPGTYGTDAQPLQIKVGYYTEIAGLGANPGDVVINGKVETYNRCLENDGTSNCLALVNFWRTVGNLTVNINGAGQDGCRQTANFWAVSQAVSLRRTQFNNGTLSLMDYCTAGPQYASGGFIADSKAQTIVNGSQQQWLTRNSEVTSWSNGVWNQVFSGVIGAPDDSAFPNPPYTTLAKTPVSREKPYLFVDAKGSYQVHVAAAQRDTAGVTWDSPGRNIPLSDFFVAKPGDSAAKISLAAALGKNILFTPGVYDIDRSIDIWRPNTVVLGIGHATLTATKGSTPLQIEDVPGVIVAGISIDAGSQKSSALLRVGRGGHSFLTQPNNPTTLQDVYFRVGGPHVGKATTALEVNSDDVLIDHTWVWRADHGVEGFTGGDTERWKTNIGTYGAIINGDDVTATGLFVEHFQKYNTVWNGNGGTTVLYQNELPYDPPTQADWMNGKVEGYAGYKVGDKVKTHQLYGAGVYVFNQNNPSIHTENGFEAPQRPGVQLHHIMTVNLSAGVIDHVVNGVGDAADTTKVGVPVYVNQYPAVP, encoded by the coding sequence ATGACTTCCACCCGCCGGCGCACCGCGCTTCGCCGGACCACCGCCGGCGCGTTCGCGTTCGGCCTGGCTCTCACGGCGGTGACGGCGCAAGCGGCGCCGGCCGCCGCTCACACCTCCACCTCCGCGCCCAGCCTGGGCGCGAACGTCACCGTCTTCGACCCGAGCATGCCGGTCAGCCAGATCCAGGCCACCCTGGACGCGGTGAACGCCAAGCAGGTCGGCAACGAGATGGGCACCGACCGCTACGCGTTCCTGTTCAAGCCGGGCACCTACGGCACCGACGCGCAGCCGCTGCAGATCAAGGTCGGCTACTACACCGAGATCGCCGGCCTGGGTGCCAACCCGGGCGACGTGGTGATCAACGGCAAGGTCGAGACCTACAACCGCTGCCTGGAGAACGACGGGACCAGCAACTGCCTGGCCCTGGTCAACTTCTGGCGGACCGTGGGCAACCTGACCGTCAACATCAACGGGGCGGGCCAGGACGGCTGCCGGCAGACGGCCAACTTCTGGGCCGTCTCGCAGGCCGTCTCGCTGCGCCGCACCCAGTTCAACAACGGCACCCTGTCGCTGATGGACTACTGCACGGCCGGCCCGCAGTACGCCTCCGGCGGCTTCATCGCCGACTCCAAGGCGCAGACCATCGTGAACGGGTCGCAGCAGCAGTGGCTGACCCGCAACAGCGAGGTCACGAGCTGGTCGAACGGCGTCTGGAACCAGGTCTTCTCGGGCGTCATCGGCGCCCCGGACGACTCGGCGTTCCCGAACCCGCCCTACACCACGCTGGCGAAGACCCCGGTCAGCCGGGAGAAGCCGTACCTGTTCGTCGACGCCAAGGGCAGCTACCAGGTCCACGTCGCCGCCGCGCAGCGCGACACCGCCGGCGTCACCTGGGACTCCCCGGGACGGAACATCCCGCTGAGCGACTTCTTCGTCGCGAAGCCCGGTGACTCCGCCGCGAAGATCTCCCTGGCCGCCGCGCTCGGCAAGAACATCCTGTTCACGCCGGGTGTCTACGACATCGACCGCAGCATCGACATCTGGCGGCCGAACACCGTGGTGCTGGGCATCGGCCACGCGACGCTGACCGCCACCAAGGGCTCCACCCCGCTGCAGATCGAGGACGTGCCCGGCGTGATCGTGGCCGGCATCTCGATCGACGCCGGCTCGCAGAAGTCGTCCGCGCTGCTGCGCGTCGGCCGGGGCGGGCACAGCTTCCTGACCCAGCCGAACAACCCGACCACGCTGCAGGACGTGTACTTCCGCGTCGGCGGCCCGCACGTCGGCAAGGCCACGACCGCGCTCGAGGTCAACAGCGACGACGTGCTGATCGACCACACCTGGGTGTGGCGCGCCGACCACGGCGTCGAGGGCTTCACCGGTGGCGACACCGAGCGGTGGAAGACCAACATCGGCACGTACGGCGCGATCATCAACGGTGACGACGTCACCGCGACCGGCCTGTTCGTCGAGCACTTCCAGAAGTACAACACCGTCTGGAACGGCAACGGCGGCACGACGGTGCTCTACCAGAACGAACTGCCGTACGACCCGCCGACGCAGGCCGACTGGATGAACGGCAAGGTCGAGGGTTACGCGGGTTACAAGGTCGGGGACAAGGTCAAGACCCACCAGCTGTACGGGGCGGGCGTCTACGTCTTCAACCAGAACAACCCGTCGATCCACACCGAGAACGGCTTCGAGGCTCCGCAGCGACCGGGCGTGCAGCTGCACCACATCATGACGGTGAACCTGAGCGCCGGCGTGATCGACCACGTCGTCAACGGCGTGGGCGACGCGGCGGACACCACCAAGGTGGGCGTTCCGGTGTACGTCAACCAGTACCCCGCCGTACCGTAA
- a CDS encoding APC family permease, with the protein MTAATSTEPSLNRVIGPGLLLLFVIGDILGTGVYALTGKVANEVGGAVWLPFLVAFVVALLTAFSYLELVTKYPRAAGAALYTHQAFGLHFFTFMVAFAVMCSGLTSASSAAKAFAGNFGSAVHLDSFPTVVALGFVTLIALVNFRGVGESVKANVVLTCVELTGLLIVIGVAAWALGAGKGDLSRLGDFNTPPGDSVVLSVTAGTALAFFAMVGFEDSVNMAEETRDPSRTFPKVMLTGICVTGVIYVLVAISAVALVPPADLGQGETPLLKVVQAGAPGFPLWLFAWITMFAVANSALINMMMASRLLYGMANEGVLPRILGRVHPSRRTPWVGIVFTTLIAFGLIWFADLTALGGTTALLLLCVFTVVNVAVLVLRRDPVPHRHFRAPTVIPVLGAVACAFLASPLSGRAAADYQVAGILLLIGVVLWAITYAVHRSAPRIDPTHSS; encoded by the coding sequence ATGACTGCCGCGACCAGCACCGAACCGTCGCTCAATCGGGTGATCGGGCCAGGACTCCTGCTGCTTTTCGTGATCGGCGACATCCTCGGCACCGGCGTCTACGCGCTGACCGGGAAGGTCGCCAACGAGGTGGGCGGCGCGGTCTGGCTGCCGTTCCTGGTGGCCTTCGTGGTCGCCCTGCTGACCGCGTTCAGCTACCTCGAACTGGTGACGAAGTATCCGCGGGCGGCCGGCGCCGCCCTCTACACACACCAGGCGTTCGGCCTGCACTTCTTCACGTTCATGGTGGCGTTCGCGGTGATGTGCTCCGGGCTGACCTCGGCCTCCAGCGCGGCCAAGGCGTTCGCCGGGAACTTCGGCTCGGCCGTGCACCTGGACTCCTTCCCGACCGTGGTCGCGCTCGGCTTCGTCACGCTGATCGCGCTGGTCAACTTCCGCGGCGTCGGCGAGAGCGTCAAGGCGAACGTGGTCCTGACCTGCGTCGAACTGACCGGGCTGCTGATCGTGATCGGCGTCGCGGCGTGGGCGCTCGGCGCCGGGAAGGGCGATCTGAGCCGGCTCGGCGACTTCAACACGCCGCCCGGCGACAGCGTGGTGCTGTCGGTGACCGCGGGCACCGCGCTCGCCTTCTTCGCGATGGTCGGCTTCGAGGACTCGGTCAACATGGCCGAGGAGACCCGGGACCCCTCGCGGACCTTCCCCAAGGTGATGCTGACCGGCATCTGCGTGACCGGGGTGATCTACGTCCTGGTGGCGATCTCGGCGGTCGCCCTGGTCCCGCCCGCCGACCTGGGTCAGGGCGAGACCCCGCTGCTCAAGGTGGTGCAGGCCGGGGCGCCCGGGTTCCCGCTCTGGCTGTTCGCCTGGATCACCATGTTCGCGGTGGCCAACAGCGCCCTGATCAACATGATGATGGCCAGCCGGCTGCTGTACGGCATGGCGAACGAGGGCGTCCTGCCGCGGATCCTCGGCCGGGTGCACCCGTCCCGGCGTACCCCCTGGGTGGGGATCGTCTTCACCACGCTGATCGCGTTCGGGCTGATCTGGTTCGCCGACCTGACGGCGCTCGGCGGGACCACGGCGCTGCTGCTCCTCTGCGTGTTCACGGTGGTCAACGTGGCGGTGCTGGTGCTGCGCCGGGACCCGGTCCCGCACCGGCACTTCCGTGCGCCGACGGTGATCCCGGTGCTCGGAGCGGTGGCCTGCGCGTTCCTGGCGAGCCCACTCAGTGGACGGGCCGCCGCCGACTATCAGGTGGCCGGGATCCTGCTGCTGATCGGGGTGGTGCTGTGGGCGATCACGTACGCGGTGCACCGTTCCGCACCCCGAATCGATCCCACCCATTCGTCATAG